In one window of Pseudomonas chlororaphis subsp. chlororaphis DNA:
- a CDS encoding N-acetylglutaminylglutamine amidotransferase: protein MCGLAGELRFDHQPADLAAVERITHHLAPRGPDAWGFHSQGPIALGHRRLKIMDLSDGSAQPMIDNQLGLSLAFNGAIYNFPELRAELESLGYAFYSGGDTEVLLKGYHAWGAELLPRLNGMFAFAIWERDAKRLFIARDRLGVKPLYLSRTGQRLRFASALPALLKGGDINPLLDPVALNHYLNFHAVVPAPRTLLAGIEKLPPATWMRIEADGRTEQRTWWTLPYGPRADETGLTLEDWRDRVLDSTREAVAIRQRAAVDVGVLLSGGVDSSLLVGLLREVGVDNLSTFSIGFQDAGGERGDEFQYSDLIAQHYGTDHHQLRIDEREIIEQLPAAFRAMSEPMVSHDCIAFYLLSREVAKHCKVVQSGQGADELFAGYHWYPQVEGASDPYAAYREAFFDRSYDDYAATVQPRWLTANDAAGDFVREHFAQPGATEPVDKALRLDSTVMLVDDPVKRVDNMTMAWGLEARTPFLDYRLVELSARVPARFKLPDGGKQVLKEAARRVIPSAVIDRQKGYFPVPGLKHLQGATLDWVRELLLDPSQDRGLFNPAMLDRLLTDPQGQLTPLRGSKLWQLAALNLWLSEQGI from the coding sequence ATGTGCGGATTAGCTGGAGAACTACGTTTTGATCATCAACCCGCCGACCTGGCAGCGGTTGAACGAATTACCCACCACCTCGCCCCTCGCGGCCCCGACGCCTGGGGTTTCCATAGCCAGGGCCCGATAGCCCTGGGCCATCGACGCCTGAAAATCATGGACCTGTCGGACGGCTCGGCCCAGCCGATGATCGACAACCAGTTGGGCCTGTCCCTGGCCTTCAACGGCGCGATCTACAACTTCCCCGAACTGCGCGCCGAACTGGAAAGCCTGGGCTACGCCTTTTATTCCGGCGGCGACACCGAAGTGCTGCTCAAGGGCTATCACGCCTGGGGCGCCGAGCTGCTGCCGCGGCTCAACGGCATGTTCGCCTTCGCCATCTGGGAGCGGGACGCCAAGCGCCTGTTCATCGCCCGCGACCGCCTGGGCGTCAAGCCGCTGTACCTGTCGCGCACCGGCCAGCGCCTGCGTTTCGCCTCGGCCTTGCCGGCGCTGCTCAAGGGCGGCGACATCAACCCGCTGCTCGACCCGGTGGCGCTCAACCATTACCTGAACTTCCATGCCGTGGTGCCCGCGCCGCGCACCCTGCTGGCGGGCATCGAGAAACTGCCGCCGGCCACCTGGATGCGCATCGAAGCCGACGGCCGCACCGAACAGCGAACCTGGTGGACCCTGCCCTACGGCCCGCGCGCCGATGAAACCGGGCTGACCCTGGAAGACTGGCGCGACCGCGTACTCGACAGCACCCGCGAAGCCGTGGCGATCCGCCAACGGGCGGCAGTGGATGTCGGCGTGCTGCTGTCCGGCGGCGTCGATTCGAGCCTGCTGGTCGGCCTGCTGCGGGAAGTCGGTGTGGATAACCTGTCGACCTTCTCCATCGGCTTCCAGGATGCCGGCGGCGAACGCGGCGACGAGTTCCAGTATTCGGACCTGATCGCCCAGCACTACGGCACCGATCACCATCAGTTGCGCATCGACGAGCGCGAGATCATCGAACAGCTGCCGGCGGCGTTCCGCGCCATGAGCGAACCCATGGTCAGCCACGACTGCATCGCCTTCTACCTGCTGTCCCGGGAAGTCGCCAAGCACTGCAAGGTGGTGCAGAGCGGCCAGGGCGCCGACGAACTGTTCGCCGGTTACCACTGGTACCCGCAGGTGGAGGGCGCCAGCGATCCCTACGCGGCCTACCGCGAGGCGTTCTTCGACCGCAGCTACGACGACTATGCGGCCACCGTGCAACCGCGGTGGCTGACCGCCAACGACGCCGCCGGCGATTTCGTCCGTGAGCATTTCGCCCAGCCCGGCGCCACCGAGCCTGTGGATAAAGCCCTGCGCCTGGACAGCACGGTGATGCTGGTCGACGACCCGGTCAAGCGTGTGGATAACATGACCATGGCCTGGGGCCTGGAGGCACGCACGCCGTTCCTCGACTACCGGCTGGTGGAGCTGTCGGCGCGGGTGCCGGCCCGGTTCAAGCTGCCCGATGGCGGCAAGCAGGTGCTCAAGGAAGCCGCGCGGCGGGTGATCCCCAGCGCGGTGATCGACCGCCAGAAAGGCTACTTCCCGGTGCCCGGCCTCAAGCATCTGCAGGGCGCCACCCTGGACTGGGTACGTGAACTGCTGCTCGACCCGAGTCAGGACCGCGGCCTGTTCAACCCGGCGATGCTCGACCGCCTGCTGACCGATCCACAAGGCCAGCTGACGCCGTTGCGCGGCTCCAAGCTGTGGCAACTGGCGGCGCTGAACCTGTGGCTCAGCGAACAAGGAATCTGA
- the mnmC gene encoding bifunctional tRNA (5-methylaminomethyl-2-thiouridine)(34)-methyltransferase MnmD/FAD-dependent 5-carboxymethylaminomethyl-2-thiouridine(34) oxidoreductase MnmC produces the protein MPPPQPHAQLDWDDQGRPRSRVFDDVYFSTESGLDETRHVFLEQNRLRERFAALPPSGRFVIGETGFGTGLNFLCAWQLFEQQADPSARLHFVSVEKYPLTPADLQRALALWPELGPLAERLLRAYVAVHQGFQRLVLDEGRVTLTLLVGDALEQLPQLDGQIDAWFLDGFAPAKNPEMWTAELFAELARLAAPGSSISTFTSTGWVRRLLNAAGFKMKRTPGIGHKWEVLRGEFLGWPEDTPLPAASKPWFARPTQQVQEQHALVIGAGLAGCASAASLAARGWRVSLLERHGQLAQEASGNPQGVLYLKLSAHGTALSQMILSGFGYTRRLLEQLQRGIDWDSCGVLQLAFNAKEAERQAQLAAAFPAELLHQLDQPQAQALAGVGLAHGGLFYPEGGWVHPPALCQWQAAHPRIRLLPHHDVVELRRVDGQWQAWDGERLLASAEVVILAGAAEIKRFAASAELPLKRIRGQITRLPQTARSQSLATVVCAEGYVAPARLGEHTLGASFDFKSEDLTPTAAEHAGNLQMLEEISRDLVERLEADRLQAQTLEGRAAFRCTSPDYLPIVGPLADQAAFAEVYAVLGKDARQVPDLPCPWLDGLYINSGHGSRGLITAPLSGELLAAWLDNEPLPLPRSVAEACHPNRFALRRLIRGKP, from the coding sequence TTGCCCCCTCCCCAGCCCCACGCCCAGCTCGACTGGGACGACCAGGGTCGCCCGCGTTCGCGGGTCTTCGACGATGTGTATTTCTCCACCGAGTCGGGCCTGGACGAAACCCGCCATGTGTTTCTCGAACAGAACCGCCTGCGCGAGCGTTTTGCCGCGTTGCCGCCCAGTGGCCGCTTCGTCATCGGCGAAACCGGCTTCGGCACCGGCCTGAACTTTCTCTGCGCCTGGCAGTTGTTCGAACAACAGGCCGACCCCAGCGCACGCCTGCATTTCGTCAGCGTGGAAAAATACCCGCTGACGCCAGCCGACCTGCAGCGCGCCCTGGCCCTGTGGCCGGAGCTGGGGCCGCTGGCCGAGCGCCTGTTGCGCGCCTATGTCGCGGTGCACCAGGGCTTTCAGCGTCTGGTGCTGGACGAAGGCCGGGTCACCCTGACCCTGCTGGTCGGCGATGCCCTGGAGCAATTGCCGCAACTCGACGGGCAGATCGACGCCTGGTTCCTCGACGGCTTCGCCCCGGCGAAAAACCCCGAGATGTGGACCGCCGAGCTGTTCGCCGAACTGGCGCGCCTGGCCGCGCCGGGTTCGAGCATCAGCACCTTCACCAGCACCGGCTGGGTGCGTCGCCTGCTGAATGCCGCGGGCTTCAAGATGAAGCGCACCCCGGGCATCGGCCACAAGTGGGAAGTGCTGCGCGGCGAGTTTCTCGGCTGGCCCGAAGACACGCCGCTGCCTGCCGCCAGCAAGCCCTGGTTCGCTCGCCCGACTCAACAGGTTCAGGAGCAACACGCCCTGGTGATCGGCGCCGGCCTGGCCGGTTGCGCCAGCGCCGCCAGCCTCGCCGCGCGGGGCTGGCGGGTCAGCCTGCTGGAGCGCCACGGGCAACTGGCCCAGGAGGCCTCGGGCAATCCCCAGGGCGTGCTGTACCTGAAACTCTCGGCCCACGGCACCGCCCTGTCGCAGATGATCCTCAGCGGTTTCGGCTACACCCGGCGCCTGCTCGAACAGCTGCAACGGGGCATCGACTGGGACAGCTGCGGCGTGCTGCAACTGGCCTTCAACGCCAAGGAAGCCGAGCGCCAGGCGCAGTTGGCGGCGGCCTTTCCGGCGGAACTGTTGCATCAGCTGGACCAACCCCAGGCCCAGGCCCTGGCCGGCGTCGGCCTGGCCCACGGTGGGCTGTTCTACCCGGAAGGTGGCTGGGTGCATCCGCCGGCCCTGTGCCAGTGGCAAGCCGCGCACCCGCGGATTCGCCTGCTGCCCCACCACGATGTAGTGGAGTTGCGCCGGGTCGATGGCCAGTGGCAGGCCTGGGACGGCGAGCGGTTGCTGGCCAGTGCCGAGGTGGTGATCCTCGCCGGTGCCGCCGAGATCAAGCGCTTTGCGGCCAGCGCCGAGCTGCCGCTCAAGCGCATCCGCGGGCAGATCACCCGACTGCCGCAGACCGCGCGCAGCCAGAGCCTGGCCACCGTGGTGTGCGCCGAGGGTTATGTCGCCCCCGCGCGACTGGGCGAACACACCCTGGGTGCCAGTTTCGATTTCAAGAGCGAAGACCTGACACCCACCGCCGCCGAGCATGCGGGCAACCTGCAGATGCTCGAAGAGATCTCCCGGGACCTGGTGGAACGCCTGGAAGCCGACCGGCTGCAAGCGCAAACCCTCGAAGGGCGGGCCGCCTTCCGTTGCACCAGCCCGGACTATCTGCCGATCGTCGGTCCCCTGGCGGACCAGGCGGCATTCGCCGAGGTCTACGCGGTGCTGGGCAAGGACGCGCGCCAGGTTCCGGACCTGCCCTGCCCCTGGCTGGACGGCCTGTATATCAACAGCGGCCACGGCTCGCGCGGCTTGATCACCGCGCCGCTGTCGGGCGAGTTGCTGGCCGCCTGGCTGGACAACGAACCGCTGCCCCTGCCGCGCAGCGTGGCCGAAGCCTGTCACCCCAATCGCTTTGCCTTGCGTCGGTTGATTCGCGGCAAGCCATGA
- the ngg gene encoding N-acetylglutaminylglutamine synthetase: MKPHATAYSQRLLRGQAPSYERLQARFAEDRSALGTDPIAVHCGWGRLLIGHTFPDPTSLAEELLNEHPGERDIALYVAAPQQILGLEPTQLFLDPSDTLRLWFSDYRQATRVFRGFRIRRAQSAADWQAINQLYLARNMLPVDPSLLTPRHAGGPVYWLAEDEDSGAVIGSVMGLDHQKAFHDPEHGSSLWCLAVDPHCTRPGVGEVLVRHLIEHFMSRGLSYLDLSVLHDNRQAKCLYAKLGFRTLSTFAIKRKNGINQPLFLGPGPEAQFNPYARIIVEEAHRRGIDVQVDDAEAGMFTLSHGGRRVRCRESLSDLTSAISMSLCQDKSLTHKVLKQAGLNLPAQQLAGNADDNLAFLDEHERVVVKPLDGEQGQGVAVDLRTIEEVQQAIDNARRFDSRVLLESFHEGLDLRILVIGFEVAAAAIRRPAEVIGDGQHSIRQLIEAQSRRRQAATGGESKIPLDHETQRTLQAAGHGYDSILAAGERLFVRRTANLHTGGTLEDVTAILHPELVDAAIRAARALDIPMVGLDLMVPAADQPQYVFIEANERAGLANHEPQPTAERFVDLLFPHSQPAV, encoded by the coding sequence ATGAAACCCCATGCCACGGCTTACAGCCAACGCTTGCTGCGCGGTCAGGCGCCCTCCTACGAACGTCTGCAGGCGCGTTTCGCCGAAGACCGCAGCGCCCTCGGCACCGACCCGATTGCCGTGCATTGCGGCTGGGGCCGGCTGCTGATCGGCCATACCTTTCCCGACCCGACGAGCCTGGCCGAGGAGCTGCTCAACGAACACCCCGGCGAACGCGACATCGCCCTGTATGTCGCCGCCCCCCAGCAGATCCTCGGCCTGGAACCGACCCAGTTGTTCCTCGACCCCTCGGACACCCTGCGCCTGTGGTTCAGCGACTACCGCCAGGCCACCCGGGTGTTTCGCGGCTTCCGCATCCGCCGGGCGCAGAGCGCGGCGGACTGGCAGGCCATCAACCAGCTGTACCTGGCCCGCAACATGCTGCCGGTCGACCCGAGCCTGCTGACCCCGCGCCATGCCGGCGGGCCGGTGTACTGGCTGGCCGAAGACGAAGACAGCGGCGCGGTGATCGGCAGCGTCATGGGCCTGGACCACCAGAAGGCCTTCCACGATCCGGAGCACGGCAGCAGCCTGTGGTGCCTGGCGGTGGACCCGCATTGCACCCGCCCGGGGGTCGGCGAAGTGCTGGTCCGGCACCTGATCGAACACTTCATGAGCCGTGGCCTGAGCTACCTCGACCTGTCGGTGCTGCACGACAATCGCCAGGCCAAGTGCCTGTACGCCAAGCTGGGTTTCCGCACCCTGTCGACCTTCGCCATCAAGCGCAAGAACGGTATCAACCAGCCGCTGTTCCTCGGCCCCGGGCCCGAGGCGCAGTTCAACCCTTACGCGCGGATCATCGTCGAGGAAGCCCATCGCCGCGGCATCGACGTGCAGGTCGACGACGCCGAAGCCGGGATGTTCACCCTCAGCCATGGCGGCCGCCGGGTGCGTTGCCGCGAATCCCTCAGCGACCTGACCAGCGCCATCAGCATGAGCCTGTGCCAGGACAAGAGCCTGACTCACAAGGTACTGAAACAGGCCGGGCTGAACCTGCCTGCGCAACAACTCGCGGGCAACGCCGACGACAACCTGGCGTTTCTCGACGAGCATGAACGGGTGGTGGTCAAGCCACTCGACGGGGAACAAGGCCAAGGTGTGGCCGTGGATCTGCGCACCATCGAAGAAGTGCAACAGGCGATCGACAACGCCCGGCGGTTCGACAGCCGGGTGTTGCTCGAGAGCTTCCACGAGGGCCTGGACCTGCGCATCCTGGTGATCGGCTTCGAGGTGGCCGCCGCAGCCATTCGCCGGCCGGCCGAGGTGATCGGCGACGGCCAGCACTCCATCAGGCAGCTGATCGAAGCGCAAAGCCGACGCCGCCAGGCCGCCACCGGCGGCGAAAGCAAGATCCCCCTGGACCACGAAACCCAGCGCACCCTGCAGGCCGCCGGGCATGGCTACGACAGCATCCTGGCGGCCGGCGAACGGCTGTTCGTGCGGCGCACCGCCAACCTGCATACCGGCGGCACCCTGGAAGATGTCACCGCGATTCTGCATCCGGAACTGGTAGACGCAGCGATCCGCGCGGCGCGGGCGCTGGATATCCCGATGGTCGGCCTCGACCTGATGGTGCCGGCGGCGGACCAGCCGCAGTACGTGTTCATTGAGGCCAACGAGCGCGCCGGCCTGGCCAACCATGAACCGCAGCCGACGGCCGAGCGCTTTGTCGACCTGCTGTTTCCCCACAGCCAGCCGGCGGTTTGA